TTTCAGCCGTTGACTTGCTACATATTTTCAAGCTTTCAGTAGCATCAACTAGCAAACCCTACTCAACATGTGACGCACTACGGCAGCTCAGTTTGGCCTAATGTTGCGTTTACTTACAATGGAAAATCTCACGAAAGTGATAGACCGTCACGGTTTCTGAGGTATTCACGAGCTTCTTTTCGGCGTGTTCTCACACAAGAACCACATGGCCACACATTTGTTATTAGATATTATTTACTAAGacaaaaaatgtataatgtTGTCAAAAACGCATCTGATGAGTGCATGAGTGTATCAAGAGAGCCCTTAACACGTCAGTTATCACAGTTATATCTTTAATAATAGTTAGTTAATTAGTTTTAGTTACACAGGGCACATACCGTTTCTTTGTGGTCATAATGGTTTGActtgtgaaatattaatgacttgtgttttactttgacaAGAAGTCAAGGGAGACATCATTTTTGTCCTTTAGTTGTTCCGTACTTATGCCTACGCTCAGGTCAATGCAGGCAGGGTGAGCGGAAGTAGTGTGAATTTAATGGTCATCCGGAGTATTGTTGCGCACTTGCGGGTTTATGTTGACGAAGTGTTAATTTAGGGTTAAACTAATCACACATGACTCTCACAAGGTGCTGGAGATTTGCAGGGGCTGTCCCGCGGCTGTTATGGAACAGTACCGCCATGCCTGGGGTTTCCGTTCCGATGGGACGAATCTCTGTGTCCAACCTTGAGAACACCCATCCCAGTTGCAAAAGTGAGTTTTAAAATTAGCGTTGTATTTGACTCGATTGTCACATGTGAGTGTAAACTCTTCGGCTCGTGACTCACTGTCATGTTATGAGATTGTCCATATACTACATGTTATTTGTTTCGCTTACAGAGCTGCTGTTCTTCAGGTTCAGCTCAGGACCACCTAGCACAGATGTGACTTATGACCAGCTGAAACAGCTCCTGGCTGTTCGGAAGTCTGTAGTTATAGATGTCAGAGAGCCGTGGGAGCTCCGAGAGTACGGCGCCATCCCCGGGTCAATTAATGTTCCTTGTGAGTGTCATTCAcctaaaatacacagaaaattaTAGATAGGTTGGCAGGGTTGTAACGtcagactcactcactcaccgGTACGCTAATGTAGTGACCGATCGTATGTGTTGTCTGCAGGTAGCGAACAAACTGGGATATGGGAATGTCACACAAAGCATATAGACATAAAAAACGATAGGGTTAGTcgttttttctttgtcttgcaAATTTGTTTCGATAACACATTCTCAGTGAAGTTATATAGCTCTTTAATTCAACATGGATGGCACCTGACAACTTAATAAATCCTGTGAGAGAGGAACTTACTTCTTGTGTAACTTTCCCTGGGTAACTCTGGTGCATCTAGGTCAGGTGTTTGTACACCACTTACAACAACTCCTAGACGCACCTGGTCCACcaaagttttgttttacctCATAGCATATATCTAATGTACTGCTTATATCTAACCTGCCTGTGCTTCTTTGACTTTGCAGTGGGACAAGTTGGCACTGCCCTCCAGTTGGATCCGGAAGAgttcaaagaaaaatatgatgGTGAAATGCCTCAGCAGACAGATAACGTTGTATTCAGCTGTCTGACAGGGGTCAGAAGCAAGAATGCACTCGACACAGCCATCTCGCTGGGATACAAAGAGTGAGACATGCTTTCTTAGCATATACCTCTCAAACACATTGGTTCTCACTTCATAGTCAAGTTCACAAATTATTGAACTATTCCCCTCATGTATTGCAAAAGTTGAATAGGAattcttgttgttgttaacGCTTAAAGTTTGCTTTTGTTCCCAGACTGGACAAAGTCTAGAGTACTCATACATTTTTATGGCTGAATTTAGTTAACTGAATATTATATGTGGCTGTTATATCTCACCACAAGACACTATTAAATTTCTTCAACTTGAGATTATTGACCTCTTGTTGCATAATGCCAGCCTATCATGCGGTGCCCTTTTGAAAGCAGCCGCATGCCACATTTCCAGTATCATAATGAAAAGCAGGGGAAAATCTCCTTGAGATGCTGGCAGTTTAATTATTAAGTGCAACATAttactgtgttttaaaaaaaatattaagtttAATTTTGACATGTCTATGTTGATGCAACAGTTCgttaattttcttctttttttctctttcagtgttCAGCATTACCCAGGTGGATGGCAAGACTGGGTGAAAAATGAACGACATCATTGATCCAAGGCtaaaggaagaaggagaaaactatatatttatagctctttttgaaaatgacttgaaatCAGACTGAAAGGTGAGAATGCGAACAGTCTTGTAAGGggtttttaaaaagttcattcacttttctgttttaagaGGCAGTGATTTAAGTTGATATCCTCATCTGTGAATCCCAAAGACTAAGACAAGAGGGCTCAGCACAGATCAATCTGCtgctaaaaaaaatcaaaactactGCAATATTACTTGAAGTTACCTGTAAATTTGATTCAGCATACAACTATTTATAAACCCTTTACAACTTCTTAATAAATATATAACCAGTAAGTATTCTAAACCTCACAGATATTAAAAGCAGATGAAGTGCTGAAGTTTTTGTTTCCAGACTAACTATGCAAATCACCACTTAACTGTGAATGATTGTGatttaaattgacatttttcattgcaTAATATGAACACTCCAACAGTTGATGTAAATATTAAATAGCTTGTTGCTCATATGTggtgctgtcagtgctgttgttgCCAACATcatccaataaataaaatgatactTTTGACAGTGATGTCTAGTTTGTGCTTTGCagttatatgtttttttatggaCAACAGGTCTGTTACAAAGGACACAGGAGGATATTTATTTTGATAACTTGTGATATAAGTAGGCTCCGAGAGGCTTACTGAGGTGACAGCTACTGGGACTAAGATGATCTACAGTACTGAAAGGCCATGTCTAATATCCACTGTGTCTCAGTATGAATTTGTCACCCACCCTCCAGGGAGCATTATCAGGTCCCTGCATCATCCATgataataaatgtgtttgtttttaatcaggAAAAATGTCTCTACTATAGTAAGCTGGCTTTGGCAATTGAACCTGGTTCCCTATTAACTTTCCCTTTTACAGCTGACAATGAAAGTCCAAGCAGAATGCACAAATTATCTCCTcattatcatttgtttttagatttataaTTAGTCCAAGTGCCTCACAAAGCTTGGAAGCGACTTATTGATACTGAATCATTGTCACTGAATAGGAAACTGACTTCTCAAGTGATTTTCCAGATGCATGAGTAAACAGCTCACAAGTGTTAATAGTATTTCTGCTTTAATGACACAAGCAGGAAAATCTGAAATCATTGCTCAAAAATTAACTGTTAAAGCAGGTCCCTGAGTCTAACATCCAAATGCCCACTGTTACAGAAGGAAAACCTAAAATGCACTGAATGACTCTGAAAGAAATGTTAAACGTGAGAGGTGGGGTTGTGTTGGTATCTGAAGTCAGGCGTTATAAATACTGTAACAGAAAACACCACAGTGATGTGAGTTATTTGGTTGCGACATGAAAAGAGCTGGTTAGTGGAGATAGATTGTTCACAAATGATTCCACCTCTTCCGAAAAGTCCCACACTGCTGCAAGATGTGAGGTCAATGGGAAAGAATAGATGCTTGCTTAATCCATCAAGAAAGGGTGTCACAAgaacagcaaaataaacaagcaTTCTAACAGTTGAATTTCTTTAACATTGCTAAAAACAAACCCATAAAACCTGACTTTTAGATAGGTCATAACCTACGTTTTGGTTATTCcgtgtgtctctttctctttctttgagTGTGGAACCCAAGGTTTTCTATGAGGGTTAAAGTTtacagtagttttttttttttcagcgtTTATTGACCCTTCGCCAAGTGAGAATTGCAGTGAAAAGGCACTTGAGCACTTTTTTCTGCTCATATATCACTGTGCCATGTGAACCGTAAACTCCAGACTacaccccccaacacacacacacacacacacacacttttttctccTGCCTCCTTAATTTCCCTCAGAAGCAGTTAATTCGGTTTCTTTTTCCCTGCACACTCTGGTTTTAGCATGTTGAAAACAGACCAGACTAATAAGTACTAATTTACGTCAAATCTTGCCAGGGCTCTTTGTTCCTCTGCGGCCTCATCAGCTCACCCTCCAGCTTCTGCTCAGCATTCAATTAAAGTCCCTCATCCCATCAGAGCAGATCACATCAGTGCTGCACCTACTGGCTGCTCTGCTTGACCGGACcctgcctgcttgtctgtcagCCGCCCAGCACTGTAGTGGACACTGAGGTGGTAGATGTACCGTAATCCTGGCAAAACCCATTATGTTTCTGTTAAGCCACccatttgtctctctttattttGCAGAGAGACAAAGGGGTGAAGTCCACCAATGCTGTCAGCCACTATCCCAGCCCAGCTCTGCTCCTCACAAGATGCTGTCAGATATCTGAGCAGCAGGTCAAGTCTGAGTTGGTGCAGAGGTTCAAGATTCCACAAGTGTTGGCTCATGAACCGGGCTGTGTTTGACAGGGCCTGGGCATGGCTTGCAATGAGAAGTATAAAACCTGAGACTGACCTACAGGGAATGCAAACAAGGTGGATTTACTGTGAAGTGCAGTAAACCACAGACAGACCCTGTTTGAGCATTTCTTTCATCACTCCTCAGAGAACCAGAGGAAAGACACTTGCTGCTGCCACCATGAGCCGTAGCCCAGAGAGGATCTCGTCCTACCGCCGTCACTTTGAGGACAGCAGCAGTTCATCCTACCAGGTCAGGGTGTCCAGCCCGTCACCCATTAGGAGAGACACCCGCCATGCCTCCGCCGGTTACCCCTGCAGAGCCGTGGCCAGCATCAAGCGTGTGGACTCAGTGGGTCGGAGGACAGTCTCAGCTGCACGCAGGACTCGTGTGATTGGAGCAGGGTAAGCTCTGTCAGCTACACTACCTTCATGTGGACAGAGGTAGTGTTTAGACGTATGGAGGCTATATTGTCAGTCTATTACTTCCTTAGGTGATGGTGCTGTAACATTTTTACCTTATGTCAAGGTAAGGATAGTTGTCCAGGTCTCTTTCAAGCAGATTAAGAGTACTTTTTATTTCTCGTGATATGATGATCTTCTCGTAAGCATAACGTCTGAAGAGTTTGTCTGTGAATTTTCAGTGTGAGTGCAGGAGCCATGGTATGTGTTGGGCTAAGCGGAGAGCCTGCTATGGATCTGAATGTGGCTGCAGCTGAGAACCGAGAATTTCTCAACACCCGCACAAGTGAAAGACAGGAGATGATTGTCCTCAATGACAGGCTGGCTGTATACATTGACAAGGTAAAACAGCCCtcaaaataacaatattttgCTTCTTTCATCAGTGATGATAGATAGATTTGTCAGCCTTGGCCAAAAATACCTTTCATTGTAAAATGGATATTATAACTCACCTCTGGGAGCTCATGGACAGGAAACATTGTTGTTCAGGTGCACTGGAAATCACAAAGGAGGTTATCTTGTGTTTGCAGGTTCGATCACTtgagcagcagaacaagctACTAGAAGCAGAGATCATGGCCTACCAGAACCGCTTTGAGAAGCCAACAGGTTTGCGCCTCTTATATGAGGAacagctgaaggagctgaaaAAGATCGCTGACCAGATGAGAGTTCAGCGGGTGAGACAGAATCCTCCAAGCCGCACATCAgctgttccttttttttacatttcaggcaCTCAATAGAGCGTAAAGACTGAATTCTTTGTTTCGGGGGAGGTTTACAcctcactgagctgcagaggatCCATCCAAGCAATGATACAAGACGTCAACTTGGTGTTTTCAAGGTTCCTTACCTGGTAACAGGCTTATTTCTGGCAGGCAAATGGAGAGGTGCCTGAGTATGTTAAGGTGTCACGGAGTCCAGCTGtcttcagcttttattttatgcaCAGATGAAATGTCTTGataatttacacacacacactcaggaatgaagttaaaatataaaatgtaaaagggGCTGGTCTTCATTTTGTACACACCTCTAAATCTAATAGACAACCATATTACTTCTGCCTTTCTGGTTTTCAGGACATCTCCTTGGCGGCTAAGGAGTCCACAACTGCTCAACTAGAGGCAATAAAAATCAAGTATGAGGAGGCagtggagctgaggaggaaagCTGAGTTAGACATTGAAGCTTTACGTCCAGTAAGTTCCATTTTGTTAGTCAATATCTCCACCATCATCTTATTCATTTAAAGTCCCACACCCATAtaattatgtgtgtttttcaggatgTTGACAAAGCCACCTCCTCACGCATTGCCTTGGAGAAGAAACTGGAGCAAATGGAGGTTGAAATTGAATTCCTAAAACGGGTCCATCAACAGGTGCATAACATCTTCATGTAAGAATTACATAGCCAGGTtgcctttcattttcatgattaCTAAcgatttctgttttttccagGAAATTGATGAACTCATGAAGCAGATCTACACAGCTCGGGTCTCAGCTCAGAGTGCATTCACTGTACCTGACCTGGCAGCTACTTTGAAACAAATCCAGACTCAATATGATGACATTGCAGCCAAAAACCTCCAGGTAAAATAATCACACATCAGCACTATCTAAAGTTAAGTTCTCTAATTAAACTTAATGCAGATTTTTCATCTCATATTTGTAGGATATGGATTCATGGTATAAAGACAAGTTTGAAGATCTCACGGATAAGACTACAAGGCACCTGGATAAAGTTCGAAGCTTCAGAGAACAAATAGCTGGTGCCAAAAAGGATGTGAGTATTGAAACATGAAAGTGAATAAATGGGAATTTGTTGACAATTGATATTAAATGATCATAGTAATATAAAAATACCTCCAGATCCAAAGCAAAGAACGTGATCTGGATGTCCTGCGTACCAGGAATGAAGCTCTCGAGGCCCAGATCCGAGAGACACAAGAAAAGTACAGGAAGGAACTGGAAGACCTGCAGGTACAGATAAGCTCATGTAGTGTGAATGCTCCTGGAGTCCCAGGGTGCACACCTGCTCACACCAGAGTCGACTGTGAACACATACACTTAGTGCCATGCATGCCGACACTGAGTCGCAACAATAATTCATTCACACAGTGGTTCTCTTAACAGGCTCGGATTGAGGCCCTGCAGCTTGAGCTGAAATCCACCAAGGAGAAAATTGCTCTGCACCTGCGTGAGTACCAGGACCTCCTGAATGTCAAGATGTCTCTGGAGATTGAGATTACAACATACAGGTGAAGCAAAGAAATTAGTTAAAATGCATTTAGTGCcatgaaacatatttaaatcaatgtaaacaaaactttttttctctttttacacatttgtttttctttaagaaaaCTTATTGAAGGAGAGGATCTGCGACTGTCTGGCATGGTGCAAACCCTGTCTCTGGCCAACTGCAGCACAAGTGCCATTGGTGCTGGAATGAGCTTTAGTGGAGGAGGTATGGGTGGTGTTGGTGAAATGGGTGGGGGCATGGGTTCTGGAAGCATGGGCACTGGTTCAGGCAGTGCTGCTGGAGAAATGGGTGGAAGAGGTCCGAGTGACAAGAAGGGTCCTGTTGGTAGGGCAGGTGGGGAGGACGTGGGAGTTGCTCGTGGACTGCAAGCTAGAGATATAAATGGAGGTGTAAGAGCTAGTACAGATGGTGCGGGTGTTGGTGGAAGAATTAGTGGTATTGGCTCTGGTGCTGAAAGCTTTGGTGCTGGTGTGGGTGCTGCAGGTTTGGACACCGGGACTGGAGTTGCTAGTACTGGTGGTGGAGGCAAAGGTGACAGTAGAGTGGGTGGTGTTGGAATGAGTGCAGATGGCGGCACTGCCGGTACAGGTAACATGGGTACTACTAGCACGGGGGTCACTGGAGGAAATGGTGGTGTTGGTAGAGGGATGGGTAATGGAATTGGTGGAAGCATAGATAGAGATGGAGATAAAGATAGTGGAATAGGTCCTACTGGAATGAGTGGCGGAATAAGAGGCAGTGGAAGAACTGAGAGTGTGGGTGGAGGTGATGTGGGTGGATTATCAGGCACTAGTGGAATGGTTACGGTTGGTGGAGGTGTGGGTGGTGTTGATATGGGACATGGATCCGGTGGATATAACACCAACAGTGATGCCTACCCAGAGCAGGCCGTGGAGCTGACGGAGAGAAGGACAGTGCTCATCAGGTAAAGACACCATCAggtatctttttcttttagtttcttttattaaaaaagaacaacttCATTTACCGTATTAACCTGCCTTATGATAGGGTAAGATATAAGACCACCACACGACTGCTTAGAGGTCCATCTAGTTGTAAGAAGCtattttctttcctcccctACAGAACAGTCAAAAATGAGGATGATGTGCTGGAGACGGACCACCAGGAGCAAACCTTCACCATCACTGGTGCAGCCAATGACGATGACTGACCAGCACGAATTCCCAAGTGACCTCCTGTCGCCCTTAAACCTCCATGCCCCTCTGAGCTTTGCACTGACCAAAACCCATGTCTGGGCGCTGACCTTTGCCCTTTGCCCTGGACAAGAAGACCATGACTGACCCTTTGCTAGAGTGAAACCTTCATTTCATAGGGTTTAAATTTGCTTCACTAGGAACACTGAACATGGTCTCTAAACTTTTGTGTGCCTTACACCTCCCTCTTGTTTTCGACTTGCTGCAAATAAAGCTATCAGCATTCAATTACCTTGTCTTTTATaactgatgattttttttcactgtttgagGTGTCTTATAAGGACACTGGATTCTGTTCAGTACTATTTTCAAGTAATTCCAGTATAATCATATTTTTGATCAACCAAGAGAGATGTTGCTCGTATTCATAGCTTTGGCATGGAGGAAAGATAGCTAAAGGAAATGGAGAGGAAATAGTGAGAGaagagcaaaacagagagaaagatggaatCACCTGAGGGCTGAGGCAGTCGCCCTGACACTTTCTGGAGGGCTAAGGCATCCGTCAGTCAAATTTTGTCCTGCAGCAGAGTCCTCATTCCATCCACATCTacaccttctcctcctgctgctgattGGGAGCGATTGGATCTGGGCAGCAGATGCCAAACACACTCTGCATCCTGCTCAGCAGCTGAGAGCAGAAACATGCAACACACCAACCCTCTGACAGAAAGTGCACCAATAATAACATTACCGTGCTATCATCATTATCATGGGACACACTTCTGGCTGAAGTCCGTTAATGAAAGAATATTATTTCACAAGCGCTTCTACATTACATATAGTGTTCCCTTAAAACGCTTTTGCCTTGATTGAAGGTGGTAATTGTAATGGAAAAGTAATAGAAAAATACAccaatttaaatgtttaatgaatAATGTGTGCTGTTTCAGATGACAGAATGTTGGAATATGTTGAATAAACTATAGTACAattaatgcaacaaaacaataaattttcctactttgaaaaacaatgcaacacATCTAAAATATCtatatttgtgttaaaaataacTTAAGATGTACTTAAATGATGTACTTAAATTTTTAGGCAGGCttcaagtaaaaatataatgaaaagaagaaaaatgaaattacaaataAGCTAATTAAGATATTAGCTTAAGCCCACCTTGTTGTTAGAGCCTATGAACCTCCCAGCATCTTACTGTATTTAAATCCCTATCGTTACTTTATGACTCATTTTTATGACCACTGTGCACAGACTTCATGTTGAGATAATCGATATTTCACTCGAACATCATTTCCACAAGCTCATCCCAGGAACTACATAGGAGACAATTAGTTTGAACACAGAACTGTCAGTCGGAGATATAATGAGGAGCAGCGAGACGCTCATATCATTAGATTACATTTTGTTAAGGAGAATTATTAATGTGCATCCAACCTGAAAGATACCTAAATCTGCCTTTATGTTCAGGCGCAGGTTCGGGGATGATGCCACTAAATTTATTACTAATATAATTAACAGAGAaattgagagtgtgtgtctgcgggcgtacgtgtgtgtgtgtgtgtgtgcgtgcgcgcgcgcgcgcgtaAGGCGGAGCTCTCCATGGTGCTTCGTCTTAGAGTGCAAAAACTGGTGCAGTTGAAAAGATGAGTGttatttttccactgaaataaataaatggatacaTACAGAAACAGAGGTTTGTCCAAAGGAATtttctaaaaatcaaatcagcaaTTGTGATTTAAaaccttattattattatcattattacaagATGTTACAAAGCTACACAGTAATAATACCATAAATAACAACCATGACTTGAACTGAAATGTGGCCAGTCAAGGCTGCGCGTCTTTAAACCTGCTCTTTGCCATTAAAGTTGTTATGTTCACGCTTTTAGCTTTGCAGATACAAACGGCAGAGGGTCACTAACCTTCATCCTGCAAGAAAAACCCCGCTTTACTCCGAGCCGAGGGAAAGAGCATCTTATATTCACCACGAAGGGCAAAAGTTGTGACTTTCTTTGAAACCTGTGATTTTCTGTCACTTCTCGCATATGCTTTGGGTGGCTAAATCCCAATTAGGGTCGGCTGACACGCTGCTCTATTCAAGCAGGGCCCGGCCTGCATACATTTGCCTAGGAATGAACCTCTCAAATAGATTTCCTGCTAAATGCgttggacagcagagagaatCGGCCTGAGTGACACGTTCTTTCTGAGGCGCTCGAGTGAGAAAAGGTATGAATTTATAAGGTACACCGAAACATATCAATTCACGCAACTTCACACGCTTTTATCCTCGTCTCTTCATGCGAGACAAAGTGAGTTTAAGTCAGAGAAATGTGCCTTGAAAAAGCCCGGCGCAGAAACTTTGTAGAAACTTTGAATACCGAAACGGTGCAGCCCACTTCGGGGTGGAAAAAAGGAGAGACGGCGTTTTGAATGAAATCACGCATGAACAACGTTCAATCAGGTGCCGTTTATTCGGCTCCTCTCTAATGCGATCTTGAATATTAGTCTGGGTTAAAACCCAATCATGTCATCTGGTGGGAGTCCCATACAAGCATAATTACTATTCAAACGCGTCGCTAATGTCCCACCCGCATCAAGGCAGCTGGTCTGCCCTTACTGCAGCTTGCATCTTTCCCCAGGTTTCTCAGAAACTAAAAAACCTTAAATATGACACCTTACATAAAGAGGAGAAAGGCGTGGAATAAGACAAACAGGCCTGTCCAAAGCTTTTCTCTTTATCTGAGAGCGAGTTCACATACGAGAGGAATAAAAAATACCAAGTCTTTAGTTGCAGAGTTCAGCCTGTTCAGAAAAACCAAAAGAATGAGGAttgaacttttctttctttctcttttaattgGAAGACGTGTGACCAAATAAATGTGAGAGGTGCCGAAAGTGCGGGCTTACATGTGGAGAAATAAATGGATTTAGACGAACACAAAGTCATTTCTAAGACGTGGGAATCTGTGAGAAATAGGCCACATTGCTAAGTGGGACAATGATTGGGCTCTTCTGAATAGACCCAAACAAAGTTTATGGGTCGacataaaaaatgtgttttcttctgagCTCAGAGGGGTCTTAAATGGTAGGCCATTGAAACCAGTCCAGGAGAGGTGGTGGTGAACCCTTGGCACTCCTGAAGTATAGTCAGGGAGCATGAATGGAGATCCCTGGTGGGGCATTGCTCTCTGTATTTACCGCGTTGCTTTGCAGACAGGTTGTTCCTCTATATTCATGGCTCATTAATGGCCAACCAGTTAAATCGGAGCCCCATCGTTTAGACAGttaaaatccaaaaaaaaaaaaaaaaaaaggctggcAAGAGCCGGGCAGAACCGCCCATAAAAACGTCTCCCTTCTCTCCCAACTCCGATCCTTCTCAGGTCGTTATTTAAGTTTATGAAAGGCGTGCTGAGATTATTTAATGAAAGCGCACTTGCGGAATGCTGTTGATTGACTCCGCAATACTGTCCCAGAATAAAGGTCCGACCATGTAattaatgtgtcttttttttaagaagaggAGGTACAATACCGCCGGTGAAgccatttaatttcatttaattttccatCCCATTTGCTTCCAACACTGTTGTCACCGCGACACCGAGCCTTTTGACTGCTCCTCGGGACTTGAGAGCGCACATGGAGCGGGGATTCACTCCAGCTTCTTCTCCGCAAACAGAAAGGAAACGTCTTcgcccccacccctcctctcctcgGAGAATAATTAATTTCACTGTGGAGAAGTGGGGCTTTAAAGCAGCGCAGGGGTGGATGGGAACCAGCCGCAAATGGCTAGGCGTTAATAAATAACCTCTCCGCACAGCCAGGCGCAAACATTGCGCCTATTGATGAGATTGTTCGCGTGTCGTTTAGGCTCTTTGACTGAGTGTGGAGGAGCGCAGGGAGGAGTGAGGGATGAATGTATATTAGtttatttactgcattttattatACTATCTGGCTGTttagatgttttgtgtttttgtttgtttgtttttttgtgtgtgtgtgggggggggggtaaaataatttgttaaaaaacaaattaaattaatgaatttaaacacaacactgtgttggttaatttattctttattttcctgaaaaaaattaaagaaataaaaaaatcaatacttcATGCAGGTATACAAATTTTCACCTCTGGGCATTCATCAATCTGCATGATCTGTTAAAATGAGCCCAGAAGATTTGTTTTTGACATCAGATGGAGGCTATAGGCTACTTGTCATGATTCACGTTCAGAGATTCCACATggacaagtcaaaatgtcagcatgttcaCCCgtagcttcttcttctctggtcaGACTCTTCATCACTGCATGAAAAGgccaaaacaacaactttacaCAAGTTACTGCACGGAGACACACGTTGGAGGCTGCCTCTCCTCTCCAACCGCTTTTCAGAACTGCTTTCCATTAATGTAAGAGTGTTGTTTGCCGAACCAACAAGTGAGTTGCTGGTCCATCAAAATTATTCCTGAGGTTTTGAGTTGAATGTCACCTATTtggaaattagattttttttttcagataagcaaaaaaatgaattgatcCTTCTGAGAGActttaaatcacacaaatcaaataaataaatgaataaaatacacGGTCGCAAAGTGGAAACGAGGGCTGCTTTTAATCCATGAAAAGTTTTGGAAATACTGAATTTTCTCATCAGCGTTAtgcttttttgattttatttttcttgcaaaATTAATCTGTCGAGACACTCGAGTGGAACCAAACATTTAATCACAACAATTTAAATCATATTCCTGGAGAATCTGACATTTGattctgactttaa
This sequence is a window from Scatophagus argus isolate fScaArg1 chromosome 9, fScaArg1.pri, whole genome shotgun sequence. Protein-coding genes within it:
- the zgc:172323 gene encoding glial fibrillary acidic protein; the encoded protein is MSRSPERISSYRRHFEDSSSSSYQVRVSSPSPIRRDTRHASAGYPCRAVASIKRVDSVGRRTVSAARRTRVIGAGVSAGAMVCVGLSGEPAMDLNVAAAENREFLNTRTSERQEMIVLNDRLAVYIDKVRSLEQQNKLLEAEIMAYQNRFEKPTGLRLLYEEQLKELKKIADQMRVQRDISLAAKESTTAQLEAIKIKYEEAVELRRKAELDIEALRPDVDKATSSRIALEKKLEQMEVEIEFLKRVHQQEIDELMKQIYTARVSAQSAFTVPDLAATLKQIQTQYDDIAAKNLQDMDSWYKDKFEDLTDKTTRHLDKVRSFREQIAGAKKDIQSKERDLDVLRTRNEALEAQIRETQEKYRKELEDLQARIEALQLELKSTKEKIALHLREYQDLLNVKMSLEIEITTYRKLIEGEDLRLSGMVQTLSLANCSTSAIGAGMSFSGGGMGGVGEMGGGMGSGSMGTGSGSAAGEMGGRGPSDKKGPVGRAGGEDVGVARGLQARDINGGVRASTDGAGVGGRISGIGSGAESFGAGVGAAGLDTGTGVASTGGGGKGDSRVGGVGMSADGGTAGTGNMGTTSTGVTGGNGGVGRGMGNGIGGSIDRDGDKDSGIGPTGMSGGIRGSGRTESVGGGDVGGLSGTSGMVTVGGGVGGVDMGHGSGGYNTNSDAYPEQAVELTERRTVLIRTVKNEDDVLETDHQEQTFTITGAANDDD
- the tstd3 gene encoding thiosulfate sulfurtransferase/rhodanese-like domain-containing protein 3, with the translated sequence MTLTRCWRFAGAVPRLLWNSTAMPGVSVPMGRISVSNLENTHPSCKKLLFFRFSSGPPSTDVTYDQLKQLLAVRKSVVIDVREPWELREYGAIPGSINVPLGQVGTALQLDPEEFKEKYDGEMPQQTDNVVFSCLTGVRSKNALDTAISLGYKDVQHYPGGWQDWVKNERHH